In Arachis hypogaea cultivar Tifrunner chromosome 7, arahy.Tifrunner.gnm2.J5K5, whole genome shotgun sequence, the genomic window taagtcataagaacTCGCTAAAACAAAGTCGAGTATAGGAGATAACAAAAAGAGATTGGAAAACCTAGGAAAAAGTTTAAAGGCTGTCCCAAAAGTCCTTAAACAAAAAGCTCAGAAAAACAAACAAGCCGAAAGGAAAGGTTTTCAAGAAAAGATCAAGGAGACATCAAAAAACCAAAAAGCATACACGCATAAGGTAatctaaacccttatccaaaaagggtaTCCATTTTGTTAACTTAAAAACCCTTATCAAAaaggatattttttaaatattttgtttacggcctgggAAGGCCAGAAGAAATTGTTCAACCAACAccatcaaaaataaataaataaagagtttaaaaacgggggacccacaggccggacCCCCAAATACCCACAGATCATTTTTTAGGAAGAagagtagacggatcaccaccaccGGAGTCAGGAGGAGCGCTATCAGAAGCATCCATGGGAGATGAAGAGATCGGAGGAACTACCGAAGAACTCGGAGCGTCTTTagaacgaggaggagactcaataatcctctgcccccgaatATTTAACTCTGACTCAGAAATGATTACGGGGGCAGGAGGATCTacaatggcaccatcaataacaactttgtcaggatgtaaaggagaaagatccaagtcgggagcaatAACTCTGACCTGCTCCAGAAAGatcctccaagactcctcggcgccatcagcaatagagtcctccaactcatcATATGCTTTCCGAGAATTCAAAAGCTCAgtcttcacagacacaagatctttGAATAAGCTTTGATAGCTGGGCTGTGCTGTTTTCCTCAGATCcatctccatgttgcattgggcctgCAAAACCTTCCCTTTCTCCCGGAGGGTATCTCTTTCCTCCCTCAGCTTGGCAATTTCCTTCCTCAACTCTCCCTCATGCTCTTGATATGCACgaagccttccttccagctcctcgaccctcgaggtcatccctaaagagctgagaggagccttctcaaaaatatccaagaGCTTGCCGCAGACCCCCGCCGCTTTGAGACTCTCCTCGATCATAGTGGTAAGGTGGCTCCGAACAGACATATCATCCATGCCTATACGAGCATGAGGATAGATATTCTTTCGGACGAACGCAAGAACATCCGCCTTAACCTCACCAGAAGAAgcagactctaaggtcttgcgcttcttggGATCAGGGGAAGGTCGGACGACGGGGGGCGGCTGAGAGggagctgaagaagaaatcaccATGGGATTGGAAAgagtcccaacgttccgaggaggaggaggaggagagataatcCTGGCACCACCAGCCCGAGCGCGAGACTTAGCTTTAGCCTCCTGGACCCTCTGGAAAGATTCTTGAGCATTTGTCTTTGCCATTTCTGAAAAGGAAAACAATAGctaaagaatcaaacaagtcgGAATGATCAGTTAACAAGTCGGGAATCTAACAGACAAGAGAAAACTACCTAGCTGTGATTGGATAAAGGTCGGAGACCCTTGGAGAAACTTTTTAGTATCcaaatatggggccctcccccacacttctcggaagaACCCCAGAACGGCAGCCTCCACTTCATCcaggtcatccagaccatatttctcacaaggggaggcctccagccagtataagggaaagcgaggagaagaattattatccagaaaaaaggggtgatgaccctctacagcttgcactttgaaaaagaaatttttaaagtcatgaaaagattcatcaaaaagggtaaaaatcctccgaccttgtatggctcggaaggaaACCCATTGCTGTTTGTTATTCAGCCCACTAAAAGgcttggtcatatgaaaaagatggaaaaagatTTTCAGAGAGGTCGGGAAATCCAGAGCAtggctaataaattgataaattttcaagaaaccccaggagttggggtgaagttgggtagggGCAACCCGACAATGCTGCAAAACAGACACCTCAAAATCTGAAAAGGGTAGAAAGACGCCCAGACGGGTGATcatgcactcatacataaagaaaaaatggggAGCCGTTCCGTTGGCTCTCCCATGACAAACTCGGTCCTCTGAACCAGGGACAAGCAATTCATACTTAGGCTCATCCTCATCCGAAGTACAGAGCCGGTGGTGGGTGCGAAGATGAGTAATAAACTCCGCATCAACCAACGGCTCCTCCCCTAGAACAGTAACATCAACCCAATCTACGGAGGCCATTTTCTTTCTCTAAGGAAAAATGAGGAAACCtacaaagggaaaaagaaaagaaaaaatcaaaaacaaaggtCTCTAGAGAGGAGAAAAGGAACCAAGCAAAAGTCCACAAACTTATTTTTCTACAAAGTAAAGTCATACGAAAAGtgcgaaaaagaaaaaagaaactaacCTCTTTCTGAAAATGAAGGTTAGAAGAGGCAGAAGTCTCCGGAGCACGAGAACGCAGTACGAatgaatgaagaacaaagaaagaagaaatttgaaagattgcagaaacggaaaaatgaaagagagggaaagtatttataaacatgctaaggggcataatggtaaaaacggagcagtcattaatgagaatgCACCGTTATCAAAGCCATCAATCCCTAAATgcatccctaacggacacgacgcttgaatagacgtaactgtcagaaacaaaaggtcgcgaaaatcacgtcggtttaaaaacccgtgtttcctccaagaaagtcggctacgaacccgagttaaatacttgaacccaaGCCCTAGAGAGatcttgggctcaagtagggccactgttcataccatggcccaataataaaggtccaggtccaaataaaaggcctaaaCCGAAGAATTAAGCCTAGCTAAGCACCGGCCTTCATATAAGAAGTCGGTGTTGACTACActtactctaaagaagtcggacatgagattagctggcagataaacactcattcaaatgagtaaccgcccctaaaatctctctaaccgcttcatcaagccatatcttaacctccctaaaataatgggacggttaacacccaaaagatacggcactactccaacggtggttattggctcaccactataaatacactgacacccctcaggtatctctaaacccaatactctctagacctgctcacaccattgctaacttaggcatcggagtgtctttgcaggtaccacccccatctcctcgcacaaacaagtcggacggagcctcccgagttgcagATCCGTTCGGAGCCCtcctccttcatacgtttgggccaatCGATTCCATCCAGCCcatcaatctccggttacccaccgtaacatgtCCATTTTTCACTCTTCACTCCCTCTTACTGCCCATTCTTCGCTCACTTATACAGTATGTCCATAAAAgtctttctatttttattagaccatttttttattatctttggtTTTAAATTCCCCATTATCTTATACTAATAAATACTAACTACTATTAAATATGAGTCAGAAACTAATAAATATCAACTACTATTAAATATGAGTTAAAAAGACATATCAACAATATTACATGTaattaatatcaataatattacaTGTAATTATTAGCAATAAGAGTGAAAGTAAAACAAAACTTAGTCTTTCACAAAAAAGCAGCGCaaagataaaagagaaaaaaaattgggaGAAACCAAAATCCTCAAAATCAGAAACGCATAGAAAAAAAAGTTTACCCTAAACATAGTGACAGGAAGCAGCATAGCAATTAGCAGGAGGCAGTACAAGGAGAACAACTACTAATTGAAAAATAGTTGagaggataaaaagaataaaagtggcacaaagaaacaaaaaaagagagataaatttagagaaaatacgttttttttattatttattttttggctgTGATGAGAATGGAAGAGAGACACTATAATTACATAAATACTAccatattttcaaataaaaattgtgaaaataGAGAATCAGCAGTCAAATTTTTGTATTCATATCTCATGGTTGATCATACATGTATCAAGTAGTATCAAATTCAAAATCATCTTTCCGTAAAAGTGAAAATACAAATGGTTGAGTTGTTTTATCACGTACAAGATAAAAATTGCATgtcatttttataaattttagattGTTATGATATTTCTTTAAAATGTGAGACGATATAATTTAGGAAGTAGAAATTAAAtcgttttatatttaaaaattatagaaattgaacttttttatttttttactcgatttcttcaatttatatttaaaaataaaaaaatttaaaatattcaatttgtGTATATCTCatattttgttatatataatttaaaaaaataaaaaattaatggaatatttgtataatatgtataataaaggtttaggaagtattagagatataactattaatgTTACATTTTTTCTATCAACATAAGCTTTTAGAATGTGTGGTattatgacatggtattagagctctaGATCTAAAAGATCAAAGAGTTCGATAATACCAAAATCAGCttaagttttttattattatccatAATACTtggatggttattctaaatattatgagtgatgttcattttgtaacttatataacctattgtatacattgtacaaatattctattgacTCTCTAACAGAACTttcttaaaaaatacaaaaaattataacattaaaATATATCATTCATCCCAATTTTATGAAAGAAAGAAATTACGCGGAAAGAAAACACAAGCAAAAAACAGTTTTGACTAGAGGAGCGTTGACCTTGACCACCGAGTCCCATTCATTTGAGTGTGTAGAAAAAATAAGAAACGCATTGCCATTGGTCCCATACTGCATGCTTCTGTAACCATATGAAACAACAAATCACCCAAAACGTTGTCGTTTAGCTTCGGCGGTGCCTTCAATTTCATCATTCTGCGCAAAAATGGTCGGTTCCTTCCGAGTCTGTTGCTGCCACTTGCTACCTTTCTTTGCGCCGATCACCTTCAAACGTAACCTCAACTTAATACTCTCCATTTTCGCTCTCACTTCATTATAAAATGGAGTACGAGACTCAAAACTCGTATTTACTATTATTGGAAATGGAAACCCTTCCTACAACTTCTGGACTCGTATTTACTTCTAAAAATAACTGCCTTCTTAATCCCTAAGTTATTGGCATTAGCATTTTACTTCTATTATGTAATTTTACTCATTTATATCAGGTTTCTGAGCATTGGTGAGTGTAGCCATGTCAGGTGCTAAGGTTGGAGATTTGATTGATTTTAAGTGGGGAAATCAGACGGGACATGGtcagaaaaataaagatattaGCTTCTATGAATCCTTTGTTTATGAGGGAGTTGAATATTTTCTCTATGACTGTGCCTACTTTTACCTTGATCAGCATTTTGAAACTTCTGTTGGTAAGCTTGTGAAGATGTATGAGAGACCAACACATGAGAAAGTGCTCAAAGTTGTCTGGTTTTTTCGTCCCTCCGAGGTTCGCAACTTCTTGGGGGATTATCAGCCTCGTTGGAATGAGTTGTTCTTGGCATCTGGTGCAGGCAAAGGTCTTTCCAATGTTACTCCTCTGGTAACTTTGTACTATTAGTTCATTAtttgaaattctgaattccctaTATTGTCTATAGTATATTATTATCAAAAGAAATGAGTGAAAGAAGTTGCATTTGCTTGCAGTTATGTTGATAAGGGATTAGGCTCCATTTATATGATTTGTTTTATTGCTCTGAAAACTTATTAACCCATGCACAATGTAATATTACTTGATGAAGTTGAGGAAATAATCTCTGTCATTCTTATGGTAAAGTGTGCTACTTTTATACCTCTCATTTCCGAATTTGTTTTCAGGAATCAATTATTAGAAAATGCAATGTGGTTTGCACATCAAGGGACAAGAGAAATACTGAACCATCTGAAATAGAGTTGAAGACAGctgatttctttttcaattgtgcTTTTGATGTTGGAAGGCGTGCAATACTTGATAACTTTCCAGATGTTATAGATGGAATTGAAGGTTAGTTATTTGCATTTGGTATTTACTTGGTATTTTTATGTGCAAAAATCATATGTAGAAACTACAAACTGTTTGGCTTATTAATGTGGaacaattattaaatttattcagTACACAGGCTGTAGTTGCATAAAATTAACATTCCCATTTACCTTAATTCATTGTGTTACTGTTATGCAGTTAGAAGTTTCTTTAACGGGAAACGGGAGAGTAATCCGAGTAAACCTCTCCAGGGTAGGACAAAGACACGACCTAAAACTTTGATCAACACTAGGAGTGATCCTTCTGGCATGTTGTGCAAGCAAGTTGAACATAATGCTGAAGTGAGAACGTCTGAGAATGTTGTGCCAAAGAGTTCACCAGATGCTTTTCCATACAAAAAGAGGAAGGTTGAAGATGAAAATCCAACCCTTAGTCCAAGTCGCGAATTCCCAATGGAGAAGGAGTTAGATGAAAAGGGGGAAAAACTCAGGCAGGATAAAGGAGTCAATAGATGCAGGAAGATTACTGAGGTGACTAAAGGACCCAATGCAGTAAGTGTTCATCCATGACAATCATAATTTTAACTTGTTTCTTGAAGGATCAATCCTAAATGGATAGAATGAATCAGACACACCATAGCTTCAGTATCTGCTTGCTTGGCTTGTTGAGTAACATACTGATGACAATATTGTAGGAATCTGGAAGGTTCACCATTTTGATCATTAATTAGTTTATCATCGAAATTCTACACGTTTCCTcttcattttaattatttggtaAAAAATGATAGTATTATTACTTACTCTTCATTAATGTAGGATGATGAGAGATCATTGCATTCTTTTCCATATAAGAAGAGGAAGCTTGGAGATGAAAAGTTGGTCACTAATAGAAGATCAGATCCCGTAAGTGTCACCCGTGATAGTTGCCATCATAAATGTCTTTCTTACAAGACTAACCCAGATGGGACAAATGAAATTAGATACACTATAACATCTGTTATCTGCTTGTTTGTTGAGTTGAGAAAAATAACCACACAAATATTGTAATAGTATGATTCATCAGTAAATATTATGATATTGAAGTTCTTTTTTGCCTCATTTGGATAAAATGATGGGAGTCCTTCCTTAATCACTCCTTAAATGTTGAATGATAAGGGATCATTATCACATTCTTTTCCATTTAAAAAGGGGAAGATCAATAGGAGTTTGAGCATTAGTCAACCTAACAAATCCCTTAAGGACAAGGAATTTGACAAGGAAGTGGCAAAAGTCAGACAGGACGAGAGCAGAGTCAAAACACCTGGGGGAGTTATTGAGGTGACTGAAAGACCAGATGCTGTAAGTCTCATCCGTAACTGTTATCATATTTCATCTACTTATGTGAAGGATTAATCCTTGACTGGGAAAAACAAATCAGATACATATTAATTATTCTGCTTGGTGTGTTGAGACTGAGAAATAATCACCCCCTCGTTTTTGTTGTTTCTGCAGGAAAGAAGGAGGTGGTTTAAGAAAACGGTTGGTTCTGCTTTTCTAATACTTGCTACAGATTCCTGGCTCTAGGCTTTTGGCACATTTAAGTTTACATggaaaatatctttttcttaattggATAATAAAGAAGGAGCTGGTATCTCTTCCTAAAGAACACAAAAACAGCATTTGTGGAAGTTTGTTCACATTTTCCTTTTTGGAAATCTTGGTATCTTGCACCCGGTGCTACTGGATTTAATTCAGTCCAAACAATTTATCAACACATCACAACAGTTTGTATTGTATACTTGTATCATACAGATATAATGTGAAATCAATGTTGtgcattttttttcataaaaaaataattctaggATTGGGACCAAAGATTGCGGGACGCACAGGAGATGGGTACTCTGGTCTTGCTTAGTAATCTGGATCCATCCTTTGCCTCCATTGACGTAGAGGTATATATTATTCAGATTTGCaactccttttatttttttttggatatttctaCAGAAGGGATCTCGCTTCAATGTCAATAATGCTCATTAAACTGTTGACGACTGATTCAACCAATTATGCTTCTAACCAACTTCATGGAAATTCCAACGAGTTAATGATATAGTTTGTTATAACATATTTTTAAAGTCTGCTATGTCTTGTGTGTGGAAATGGATTATGTATAGATTCAGAATGGATATGACAGACAAACTGAAGTGAGATGGGAGTTATTTTTTCCCACTTAGGAGTAAAGTTGGGTGTCGATTTTATATTATCAGTTTTTCTCTAATGATGGTCCTcgttttttttcttcaaatttttcagAACATAGTTTGGTCTGCTCTCCTAATGAAGGTTGACGCAAGGATAATAGAACAGAGTGTGAAATCCAATTATTACTATGGTATTTACATATTTAACTATAtaaccatttttttattttattattggtcTTTCATTTTGGTTACAAAAAAACTCCCCATACATAATATGCCTTTTTTGATGTTTaacttatttgatttgatttttttttatcattggaTGACAGGTAGAGCACTGGTTATTTTCAAGACAAAAGATAAAGCTGAGTATGCAATGTCTGAGTTTAATAGGAGATGCCTTGTTCTTGGGGATGGAAGGCAATTCATTCATTGTTCTATTTGTCTTGATTgtaataatgataatatcatcttATTCTTCCTAAAACATACCCCTAAAACTCTTTGTCACTTGCAGGGTTGTCAGTGCCCGAAAGGGAACTTTAACAGAACCCAACAAGCAACGCAAATTCCATGGTCATTTGACCATTGACAGAATCCCACCTGAAAGGCTGCGCCCAGAAATGGTACCATAAAATTCAATTTGCCGATTGATTtatcttttcccttttttctATCCATATTTATGTTCTTTGCTTTTTATAGAGAAATGCAGTATCAACATCACATTGTGCTCAAGCCAATACAATTGAATATGAGATGGCTAGTGACTGGCTCTTGCAATACAAGAAATATGATGTCTCATGGGAAGCATTGTCTAAGGTGGTTTAGCATAACATTCCGAAGCACTATATTTTTCTGTTTTGCTTGCCCATGCATTTTGTTCATAATGAATAGATGCTTTAACATTTTTCCTTTACAGAAACAAAGGAAAGAGATAGAAGATGTGAAGAACAAACTTAAACTGGACAGAATTTTTGGTGAAACCTCCTAGCTATTAACCAACTAACAAATTTGAGTTTGACAGAACCATGTTGTACTAATCATGTTTCTGCAGTACAAGAAATTCTTCTTAGCATACAGTGTTCACCATTTTTTGTAGGGTCTAACCGATTTGATATCAGCTATATGTTTTTTGGATGGCATGACACTACATTCATTGTTTTTTGAACAACTAAGTGTaaatatatacacacacattCTCTTCATGCAAATTCTTGTTTTTTAAGAGTTTGTTTCTATCACTATGTTAGAAGCATAGCATTTTTCAGCTGAATCAAGATATGTGAAAAACatcagaaaaataaaagttaataaaCAAGAAGCCTGATATAAAGAAATTAGTACACATTGTTATACATCGTGCATGGAAACTGGAAAGAGGAAGGGGAGTTACCTACTTGAGTTTAAGGTCATTGTCTTTTGTGTCATCTCATCCTCAAACTGCTGTTGTTGCAGCCGCCACCATTGCAGTCATTGGTGATTAGTTTCAGTTTGTTGCGCATCCACTCATGACTCATCCAAATCTAATTTTGAGTTTTTGGTCAACCTAGTCAAAATGAACATACAATGTACAACACTATGAGATGGGCCATCAGGAAAGCCCAAGAGAAAGCCACAACAGAACAGATATTGGGctaattcaatttttcattttcGGTTTGGGGCTTCCGCCTTGCTTTATGTAATTCATTCACAGTGAGAAAATATCATATTCCAATTTCCAATGTTACTACTAGCCAAGTAGTCATAGAGTTAAATACTTAAAataccaaaaaatataaaataatataggcATAGAGAAAAGAAGTGGCACTAGAGACTAGAGTTAAGATTAATAGATTATAGATTTGGCAGAGCTCACTTGtgcattatattttatataattaagctATAACCTGAGTGTgtgttggtattttttttttaaataatcgcAATCGCTTTAACTATTAACTAATAttcttttgaaataaaaaaagaaaaataaaaaagaaaggtgTTTATACGCTGGCCCAACACCATGGTTTAGATCCAAATAAACCAAAAAGGTCCAATTCAAAGGTTGGCCTTTATTGCTCAGCGACCTTCTCTAAAGAAGTCGGATTCGACACAGACTCCTTCCCAAAGAAGTCGGATTCGATGGATAATTGGCAggtaacacttattcaaataagtaactgctctagaaatctctcaacccacttccaggaaccATATCCCAATTACCCTAAGATAAagagacggttatccaccttcaaAAGTGGAACTgttccaacggtggttattggatcaccactataaatacactgatactCCTcaagtatctctaagttccaatactctctaaacctgcttaaccccttgctgacttaggtatcggagtgtctttgcaagtaccaccccccattccttCAAACACACAGTTCGGACGGCGACTCCCGAACGCCAACAAGGCGGAGACCACCTTCTCATAATACTTGGGCCAATCCTTCAAGTCCAAACCATCAATTTCAGGTTACCCAcgtaacattggcaccgttgtccGAGAACCTGAACGATCATCCAGTAATGGCGGATGACCAGCCTTCGGATGGGCACACTGCATCTGATTTAGAGCAAGAGCAGTTAGATGTAGCCAACAACGACAGGGCTATAGTATCCCTGCACGGAGCAGGTGCCCAGCACCACGAAGGCCCTTTTGGTGAAAATGACTCTAGGGGGATTCCCTCCGAGGTGTACGGACCAAAAAAAAGGGGGGCAGACTTACGCTGCCGGCTCATGAGATTACTCCACGGCTACCAAGAACGGCTGGAGCAGTTAGAACAAGAACTAGAGCGACAGCGAGAAGCAGAGAGGAACCTGAGAAGAGAGGTCGAGCGCCGAAAAGAGCTTGAAGAATAGCTCTTGAGTTTGGAATCCAATCTTCGAGGTCAAAATTCTCGTAGTGACCGAGAAGACTATTCGTTGGGGGGAAAAGGCCCgttcagtgaggacataatgagggcaaaagtttcaagaaacttcaaaagccccgatatggacctatATGACGGGACTACCGATCCAAAGCATCACCTGGGAAATTTCAAAAGTTGGATGTACTTAGCCAACACTTCTGATGCTACTCGCTGTAAGGCCTTTCCAACAACCTTCACAAAGGCAGCGATGAAGAAGAGCacatgacgcgcaagcgtcgttgacgcgtacgcgtcatatgcatgtgcatgaaaaataaaatttaacagagagttgcgcgggagtggcgtAGGAATAATGCCTTTCGCATAaacaagcccacgcgtacgcgtaccccacgcgtgcgcgtcatttatgattttggcactccacgcgtacgcgtcagcaacgcgtacgcgtgacctaaaAAATTGACTTAAAAgtgtgtttgggcagagagttatgCTGGCTTGGGGAAGGaagtgtgctagacgcacaaaattgaccacgcgtacgcgtccctgacgcgtgcgcgtcatttgaccaaacggccatccacgcgtgcgcgtgcatgacgcgaacgcgtcgtatgCCAATATTGGTTCCCtagccacgcgaacagagagttgtgcgtgcgcgcggATGGTTTCGCGCGAATCGCCCAAAACTCAGGGCACGCGTACGCCtgcctgacgcttacgcgtcattaagaaaatttcgcgccccacgcgtacgcgtcgcctgcgcTGCACAATAATACTAGTTCGTcgcccagttttaattttctttctctctctcccaatcctaattctctcttgttcctttatccttttgttcttctttcatctcattatttgtttttgttttcagattttctttgcttgaggacaagcaaacatttaagtttggtgttgacgcttcgcttaaagcttttctgtttattcatatggcaccaaaagggaggcgaatcatcttcacggaggagcacaacctgaagaataaagcgaccactaggataactaaggtggttgagttcttttcatttttttttattcctcTCCTCTTTTTTCATGTTATGTTCCGATTTTccgctattttgctttgtttgctgcatgatcctttattagtgagaatcctaggtctagtttagttttctcttaaatgctttaattctgaaaagatgtctcatgtattactcactgaacttgaatccaaataaaaaaaatataggagtgatatattgcatgagaaagtgggtctatattgaagaatagtcttatttacttaaatgtggtggtattttctgtgattctaaatgcatgacatgaacagtgcatattttttatagtgaagtttatgaatgttaaaattgttggctcttgaaagaatgatgaaaaaagagaaatgttattgataatctaaaaaatcataaaattgattcttgaagcaagaaaaagcagtgaaaaacacaaagcttgcgaaaaaaaatatttcaaaaaaaaaagatccaaggctttgagcattaatggataggagggcccaaaggaataaaaccctggcctaagcggttaaattaagctgtccttaaccatgtgcttgtggcgtgaaagtgtcaagtgaaaaacttgagattgagcggttaaagtcgtgatccaaagtaaaaagagtgtgcttaagaactctgggaacctctaactggagactctagcaaagctgagtcacaatctgaaaaggttcacccaattatgtgtttgtggcatttatgtatccggtggtaatactggaaaacaaaatacttagggtcacggccaagactcataaagtagctgtgttcaagaatcaacatactaaactaggagaatcaataacgctatctgaattatgagttcctatggatgctaatcattctgaacttcaaaggataaagtgaaatggcaaaactattcaggattgcagttgtaaaccccactataagaagagacatgagcttaatcgaactctcattctcatgaaaattcacatcctaagcttatattagttttggttgcttgaggacaagcaacagtttaagtttggtgttgtgatgtgtgagcatctttcctatctttttctagtgaatttgcatctaatttgttgagtttaataaagaattaattatcttttagccaatatggatgctactttgagtcttttgtaattttgtttattttaggtagcattcgacggaatttgatggagtttctgcagcacaagaataaaaaaggagatggcagcgaggagcaacgcgtatgcgtgatttggagctttccatggcgacgcgtgcgtgtgactgacgtgtacgcgtgatttgaagatttgcacagcgacgcgtgcgcgtgttcgacgcgtccgcgtgactcgggaaaaagaccatcgacgcgtacgcatgactgacgcgtacgcgtgacatgcgccacatgcagaaaacgcagaaaacgctgggtggtgatttctgggccccatttttagcacccaagttaggcgcggatccagtgaagccaagtggtccccacgttacaagacgtggagtagttagttaattctgatttaaattcaaatttgattttaaaataggaaaatatattatttttaattttaaattaattaggattagttataaaaaggggacacttctcttctattaggtaGATTCCATTAAggagattccattagggaattctatacaaatttacattc contains:
- the LOC112703726 gene encoding protein ANTI-SILENCING 1 isoform X3, with amino-acid sequence MRDQHMRKCSKLSGFFVPPRFATSWGIISLVGMSCSWHLVQAKESIIRKCNVVCTSRDKRNTEPSEIELKTADFFFNCAFDVGRRAILDNFPDVIDGIEVRSFFNGKRESNPSKPLQGRTKTRPKTLINTRSDPSGMLCKQVEHNAEVRTSENVVPKSSPDAFPYKKRKVEDENPTLSPSREFPMEKELDEKGEKLRQDKGVNRCRKITEVTKGPNADDERSLHSFPYKKRKLGDEKLVTNRRSDPGKINRSLSISQPNKSLKDKEFDKEVAKVRQDESRVKTPGGVIEVTERPDAERRRWFKKTDWDQRLRDAQEMGTLVLLSNLDPSFASIDVENIVWSALLMKVDARIIEQSVKSNYYYGRALVIFKTKDKAEYAMSEFNRRCLVLGDGRVVSARKGTLTEPNKQRKFHGHLTIDRIPPERLRPEMRNAVSTSHCAQANTIEYEMASDWLLQYKKYDVSWEALSKKQRKEIEDVKNKLKLDRIFGETS
- the LOC112703726 gene encoding protein ANTI-SILENCING 1 isoform X2, which encodes MHFETSVGKLVKMYERPTHEKVLKVVWFFRPSEVRNFLGDYQPRWNELFLASGAGKGLSNVTPLESIIRKCNVVCTSRDKRNTEPSEIELKTADFFFNCAFDVGRRAILDNFPDVIDGIEVRSFFNGKRESNPSKPLQGRTKTRPKTLINTRSDPSGMLCKQVEHNAEVRTSENVVPKSSPDAFPYKKRKVEDENPTLSPSREFPMEKELDEKGEKLRQDKGVNRCRKITEVTKGPNADDERSLHSFPYKKRKLGDEKLVTNRRSDPGKINRSLSISQPNKSLKDKEFDKEVAKVRQDESRVKTPGGVIEVTERPDAERRRWFKKTDWDQRLRDAQEMGTLVLLSNLDPSFASIDVENIVWSALLMKVDARIIEQSVKSNYYYGRALVIFKTKDKAEYAMSEFNRRCLVLGDGRVVSARKGTLTEPNKQRKFHGHLTIDRIPPERLRPEMRNAVSTSHCAQANTIEYEMASDWLLQYKKYDVSWEALSKKQRKEIEDVKNKLKLDRIFGETS
- the LOC112703726 gene encoding protein ANTI-SILENCING 1 isoform X1; the encoded protein is MSGAKVGDLIDFKWGNQTGHGQKNKDISFYESFVYEGVEYFLYDCAYFYLDQHFETSVGKLVKMYERPTHEKVLKVVWFFRPSEVRNFLGDYQPRWNELFLASGAGKGLSNVTPLESIIRKCNVVCTSRDKRNTEPSEIELKTADFFFNCAFDVGRRAILDNFPDVIDGIEVRSFFNGKRESNPSKPLQGRTKTRPKTLINTRSDPSGMLCKQVEHNAEVRTSENVVPKSSPDAFPYKKRKVEDENPTLSPSREFPMEKELDEKGEKLRQDKGVNRCRKITEVTKGPNADDERSLHSFPYKKRKLGDEKLVTNRRSDPGKINRSLSISQPNKSLKDKEFDKEVAKVRQDESRVKTPGGVIEVTERPDAERRRWFKKTDWDQRLRDAQEMGTLVLLSNLDPSFASIDVENIVWSALLMKVDARIIEQSVKSNYYYGRALVIFKTKDKAEYAMSEFNRRCLVLGDGRVVSARKGTLTEPNKQRKFHGHLTIDRIPPERLRPEMRNAVSTSHCAQANTIEYEMASDWLLQYKKYDVSWEALSKKQRKEIEDVKNKLKLDRIFGETS